Proteins co-encoded in one Bos taurus isolate L1 Dominette 01449 registration number 42190680 breed Hereford chromosome X, ARS-UCD2.0, whole genome shotgun sequence genomic window:
- the LOC521092 gene encoding E3 ubiquitin-protein ligase RLIM: MESSDSDDEEDRVSVRHRGQKDLLAQEDDYFGFASDLSAEDYILMDNNLFGPLGESTEEELWRRLQLMKENLPQNSDENTDRGDASDNESSKNSLLDWLTTFGQTENVTSEQKENQSWREESEISANSDELRFGLESNLEYDDENSNPENEYVASAELPRREDTEDSQRQVENPQFESLFTTASASEHDTMETLMEVPPTRSQRRLRSWSPVSRRTRPRTDNWSPPHTLWEFFQRINEDTPSQTFNQPLISENDNFSRTGHEETLRQQMPGHELQNRGLIETSETSNAVHGECYSDTTCSSESWEVRETNPTTPFNLEVEQVHCRACSQRDSRISRTQLTSDSPNNTTTSESEQEELKPMFSDSDEADETAYVNTIRNPVHRILNTSLSDTMSVPTQTILCQTMTGFSNSSNLMDSDSNLEHNVSPLSENMERAESSNERHGPSGSDSIPGSAPNASYNFDSNLILVSLSSPYYVSTSIFSPEYNFGLSDEDSEIGTLMLMLENSEERRSSVGLSETSQEVGRMSPITVDDSDSRSSLNLDQFFLLEADPHQTRGLTKLQINSLPLRFFEEKDAAKTCPICITEYTTGNMLRILPCSHEYHYQCIDQWLEEHPNCPICRAPVVDYFEAYNFM; encoded by the exons ATGGAAAGCTCAGATTCCGACGATGAAGAAGACAGAGTTTCGGTCCGACACAGAGGTCAGAAGGACCTACTGGCTCAAGAAGATGATTACTTCGGATTCGCAAGTGATCTGAGTGCAGAAGATTACATACTTATGGACAACAATTTGTTCGGCCCCCTAGGTGAAAGTACCGAAGAAGAGTTGTGGAGGAGGCTTcaattaatgaaagaaaacctACCACAAAACTCAGATGAAAATACAG atAGAGGAGATGCTTCAGATAATGAATCCAGTAAGAACTCTCTTCTAGACTGGCTTACCACTTTCGGACAAACTGAAAATGTGACAagtgaacaaaaagaaaatcagtcttggagagaagagagtgaaattAGTGCTAACAGTGATGAGCTCAGATTTGGCTTAGAGAGTAATCTTGAGTATGATGATGAAAACTCAAATCCAGAAAATGAATATGTAGCATCTGCAGAACTTCCCAGAAGAGAAGATACGGAAGACAGCCAAAGGCAAGTGGAAAATCCACAATTTGAGTCACTATTCACAACAGCATCTGCATCAGAACACGATACAATGGAAACATTAATGGAAGTCCCACCGACTAGAAGTCAGAGAAGACTAAGAAGTTGGAGCCCAGTCTCTCGGAGAACCAGACCAAGGACTGACAACTGGTCACCTCCACATACACTGTGGgaattttttcaaagaattaaTGAAGATACACCATCTCAGACTTTTAACCAACCTCTCATAAGTGAGAATGATAACTTTTCTAGAACTGGGCATGAAGAAACATTGAGACAGCAAATGCCTGGACATGAGTTGCAAAATAGGGGTCTTATTGAAACTTCTGAAACTAGTAATGCTGTTCATGGAGAATGTTATTCAGACACAACATGCAGTAGTGAATCTTGGGAAGTGAGGGAAACAAATCCAACCACACCTTTCAATCTTGAAGTAGAACAAGTTCATTGTCGAGCATGTTCTCAGAGAGACAGCAGAATTAGTAGAACTCAGTTAACATCTGACTCACCAAACAACACTACCACTTCAGAAAGTGAGCAAGAAGAACTGAAGCCTATGTTTTCAGATTCTGATGAGGCTGATGAGACTGCTTATGTCAATACCATCAGAAATCCCGTTCATAGAATTTTAAATACTAGCTTAAGTGATACAATGTCTGTTCCAACTCAGACTATTTTATGTCAGACAATGACAGGATTTAGTAACTCAAGTAATCTTATGGACAGTGACAGTAATTTAGAGCATAATGTCTCACCTCTAAGTGAAAACATGGAAAGGGCAGAGTCATCAAATGAAAGACATGGACCTAGTGGTAGTGATAGTATACCTGGTTCTGCTCCAAATGCTAGCTATAATTTTGATTCAAATTTAATACTGGTATCACTTTCAAGCCCCTATTATGTTTCTACTTCCATATTTAGTCCTGAGTATAATTTTGGCTTAAGTGATGAAGATTCAGAAATTGGCACACTGATGTTGATGCTTGAAAACAGTGAAGAAAGAAGGTCATCAGTAGGCTTATCAGAGACCAGCCAAGAAGTTGGACGAATGTCCCCAATAACAGTTGACGATAGTGACTCTAGGTCTTCCCTTAATCTGGACCAATTTTTCTTATTAGAAGCAGACCCACACCAAACTAGAGGCCTTACAAAACTGCAGATTAACAGCTtgcctttaagattttttgaaGAGAAAGATGCAGCTAAAACCTGTCCTATTTGCATTACAGAATACACCACGGGCAATATGCTACGCATCCTACCGTGCTCCCATGAATACCattatcagtgcattgatcaatgGCTGGAAGAACATCCAAACTGCCCTATTTGTCGTGCGCCAGTAGTGGATTACTTTGAGGCATATAATTTTATGTGA